The genomic segment GCAGGCAGAGTCGCAAGAATCGCCTTCAATCTCCCTGGCTGGGTTGAAGTCCCCATCGCAGATCAAATCGAAGCCCTCGATGGGCGACCCGTCACCATTGCCAACGACGCCAACTGCGCCGGATTAGGTGAAGCATGGCTAGGCGCTGGCAGCGATTATCAAGACTTTATTTTGCTCACCCTGGGTACAGGCGTCGGGGGAGCCATCATTCAAAACGGCGATCTATTTTTGGGTCGCGGAGGCGCGGCCGGAGAACTAGGGGTCGTCACCCTCAACCCCGATGGACCGCCCTGCAACAGCGGTAATCAAGGCTCATTAGAGCAGTATGTTTCCGCCACTGCTATTCGGCGGCGGACAGGAATGGAACCCCATGAACTGGCTAAACGAGCTAGAGAGGGAGAGGGAGATGCGATCTCATTTTGGCACCAGTACGGTCGAGATCTTGGGGCCGGTCTCACCAGCCTCATCTACGTTCTGACCCCAGAGGCGATCGTGATCGGCGGCGGCGTCTCCGCCAGCGCGGATCTGTTCTTACCCACGACAGAACGAGAAATTGAGCGGCGCGTACAGCCCGCCTCCCGCGAGGGGCTGGTCCTCAAAAAAGCAGAACTAGGAAACCGGGCTGGGATGGTGGGAGCCGCCCGCCTCGCTTGGCAGCGGCTCGGAGGTCAACGGCTCGGAGACAGCATAAGCTGAACCATTCAGATTCTGAGCCGCCTCTACAAAACCACGGAATAGAGGATGTGGGCCGTTGGGGCGCGAGTGGAATTCAGGGTGGAACTGAGTTGCGATGAAAAACGGGTGGGCCGGGAACTCAATCATCTCCACCAGGCGACCATCAGGGGACGTTCCGCTAATCAGGTAGCCAGATTCTAGAAACAAACCCCGATAGGCATTATTAAATTCATAACGATGGCGGTGACGTTCGTACACCACCGTTTCTTGACCATAGAGTCGAGCGGCTAAAGACTCGGGCTGTAGGCGACAGGGACATAGCCCCAGACGCATCGTTCCGCCCAGATCAACCACATCCTGCTGCTCAGGCAATAGGTTAATGACCGGGTGGATTGTTTCTTGATCAAACTCAGCACTATTAGCCTTATCAAGGTGGGCAATATTCCGCGCCCACTCAATCACAGAACACTGCATTCCTAAGCACAGACCTAAAAATGGGATCTGCCGCTCCCGAGCATAGTTAATCGCGGCAATCTTACCGTCAACGCCACGATTGCCAAACCCTCCTGGAACGACAATTCCGGCGACGCCATCTAAATGTCGTTCAGCCCCCTCGGCCTCCACCGCCTCGGAATTTACCCAGCGGACATTGACCTCAATCCCCATTGCCACCGCCGCGTGGCCCAGAGATTCCACCACCGACAGGTAGGCATCATTGAGGCGAACATATTTACCCACAATCGCAACTTCAATCGAACGGGTTGGATTTTCTAAGCGATTGACTAAACTTTGCCACTCTGTCAGGTCGGGCTCTCGCTGCTCCATATTTAAGAGATTCAAGACTTGTCCGGCCAAGCCCTCATTTTCAAGCACCAGAGGCACCGCATAAATGCTGCTAGCATCGGGAGCCGTAATCACCGCCTCCACTGGCACATCGCAGAACTCAGAGAGTTTTTCTTTGATGCCCACCGTGAGCGGGCGATCGCATCGACACACCAAAATATCCGGCTGAATCCCGATGGAGCGTAGTTCTTTGACCGAGTGCTGCGTGGGCTTCGTCTTCATTTCACCCGCTGACGGAATCCAGGGCAACAATGTCACGTGGGTATATAGGAGATTTTGGCGACCGACATCTTTACGGAACTGGCGAATCGCCTCTAAAAAGGGCAGCGACTCAATATCGCCCACCGTGCCCCCAATTTCGATAATCAGCACGTCGGGCGTGGTCTGCTGCGCCACCCGCAAAATGCGCTCTTTGATCTCGTTGGTAATGTGGGGAATCACCTGCACGGTGCCGCCGTTGTAGTCTCCTCGCCGCTCTTTGTTTAAAACCGACTGATAAATCGACCCTGTGGTGACGCTGTTGAGGCGAGACATGGGCGTGTCGGTAAACCGCTCATAGTGACCCAGATCTAGATCAGTCTCGGCGCCGTCATCGGTGACAAAGACTTCGCCATGCTGAAACGGGCTCATGGTGCCAGGGTCGACATTGATGTAGGGATCCAGCTTCAGAATTGAGACCGAATAATTCCGAGATTTCAGTAAGCGTCCCAAGCTAGAAGCAACGATGCCCTTACCAATGCTAGAGACAACGCCGCCGGTGACGAAAACAAACTTAGTCATGATTGATTCCAATTCTGAAGGCCCGACCGACCTATTGTGACATAGGTTTCTCAGGCAAAGGATGGATTTTAAGATCCCAACAGCTTTGGATTCACCCCCAGCCAGCGTTCTCCCAGATCCTGCTGCGCTTGAGTTAGATTGTCGAGGGGCTGGATTTTATAGGCCGTAGGACGCGACTCTGTCAGGGTGACAGAGTAGGTCCGTAACTCCTCGTCATGGAAAACCGTGACTTGAATTTGCTCGTTGGGCTGATAGTTGAGCAAGCGATCGTTAAGCTGATTGGCCCGGACCCGAAACCCGTCAATCGCCAAAATCTGATCGTCAGGAGCAATACCGGCATCGTGCGCTGGGGAGTCACAGAAAACGGTCTTGACCATCGCGGTTCCAGTTTCTGACTTCAGTTCAATGCCCAGATAGGGTGGTGCATCTTCAGCCGTTTCAACCTTCACGCCCAAACCAAAGGGGTTGAGAAATTCGTCGTAGGGTAGCTCAACGGTGCCTTCGATATATTTTTCCCAGAAGTCAGTGAGGTCGATACCAGCAACAGATTCCACGACGGATTTGAGCTGGGCGTGGGTGTAGCCTGTTTCAGACTGGCCGAACTGCTGCCACATTTGTTGCATGACCTGATCTTGCGATCGCATATTCCCGCTCTCTCTCCGAATCAGCAGATCCAGCAGCAGCGATACCAGTTCACCCTTCAGATAATAAGAAACCTGAGCATTCTTGCTGTTGGCGTCCGGTCGATACAATTTAATCCAGGTATCAAAACTCGACTCGCTGAGTGACTGCACTCGCCGTCCCGGAATCGCCTGCAAACGCGTAATAGAATCAGAAATCAGCTTCAGATAGTTCTGGGCATCATAGATTCCTGCCCGCATGGGAATGGCAAGATCATAAAAGCTCGTCACCCCTTCGCAAAACCAGAGACAGTCGGTGTAGTTCTCTTGGTCATAGTCAAAGGTTTCGAGCGCCTTGGGCCGAATCCGCTTCACGTTCCACAGGTGGAAAAACTCATGGGCCACCAAACACATAAATTTGTTGTAGTTCTCGGTGGTACGGAAATTAAAACGCGGAAAAAGTAATGTCGTGCAGAATTTATGTTCTAGACCGCCATAACCCCCAGCAGATAAGTGCAGCAGAAAAAAGTAGCGATCGTAGGGCAATCCACCAAAGATTTTGGCTTCGACTTCAACAATTTTTTGCGTATCGACAATGATGCGATCAATATCGAAGTTGCCTTTACCCCAAATCACCCATTGATGGGGTTTACCCAGCACGTCAAAGTCATACAGCGAGTGGGCACCAATCTCAACGGGGCTATCAACAAGGGTATCGAAGGTATCCGCAACAAACGTATTCGGCTTACCTTCTACAGGGGGTAGAGCTGTTGTCACAGTCCAGCCCGCCGGAGGCGTGACCGCCAAAGTCGTCTCAGCCTCTTCAAATCCGGGAATATACATCAGTACTGCCCCCGGATTGAAAAACCCGTGGCTTGCATCCAGATGATTGGTGCGGACCGTCAACTCATGGGCAAAGACTTGATAGCAGACCTTGAGCTGAGTCACGTCGCCCGATTCAATCTGCCAGTGATTCTTACTCACCTTGCGCCAGGATAGCGCTTGTCCTTGATCATCTTCAGCTCGAAACGTCTGAAGATGCTTCGCATATTCCCGGACCAAGTAAGAGCCAGGGGTCCATACCGGAAGCTTCAGATCTAAAATCGCAGAATTCTGATTCTGTATCGTTAGCATCACATCAAATAGATGTGATGCAGGGTTTGGCATCTCCACTTGATAGTGGATCGATGGCTTAACGGCAGATGATGCGATGTTAGGGATGCGAACAGCTTCAGTCATACGGGCCTAAGAACTCAGAGCAGAACCTTAAGCCACACTAGCAAATAGTTCATGGAAAGATTGCTCAGGCGCATCGGGTTGAGCCACAATTTCAACAATCTTGTTGGCAGCTTCAGGATCAGACAACGCTTCAACGCAAACTTGCGCCACCTTTGTTCGAGGCAAGCTCCCCTCAAATAAGGTATCCGCACCAGACATGACGATTCGATCATTATTGTCTTCGTTCTTAAGACCACCGGGTCTAACGATGGTGTACTTCAAGCCACTGGACTGCAGATAGGCTTCTGCTTGTTTTTTCCAGACCAGAATCAAAAAGAACAAATTGAGGGGATGCAACAGCTTCGATGTACACAGTGATGAGACCATCACAAACTGTTCGAGCTGCTTTTCTTTGGCAACATTGACGAGGTTCTTCGTGCCCACATAGTCAACGGAATAGGGACCCAGTGGATTAAAGCTAGGCGCGGCACCCGTTGCGCTCAGCAAAACCGTGCTGTCGCCGATCGCATCCAGTAGCGACTGGGTGTTGAGGACATCGCCGATCACCAGCTCCGCTTCGGGGGGAAGAATTTCTTGCGCTTGGTTGCGATCGCGAACTAACGCCCGTACGTCAACACCCCGTTCAACCAACTGTGCGACAATTCTTCGTCCCGTATTGCCCGCCGCTCCCGCAACAAATGCTTTTACCATCTCAATTCACGCTTTCGCTTTCTGACCGATTCTGCATCTCTACTACAATCATCACACAATGACGGTCGTATTCCTGAGCTGCTTCAAACTAGGACTAGCTTAAACAAATGTCCCCGTGGATCAAGATTCATGCCGTTAGTCGGCCATCACAATCCGATCTACCGCTTGCGATATAAACCAATCAGTTGCCCAGAAAGCGGTCTAGACATTTTATTTGGAAGCAGATCAAAAGCGGCTTCAACCAACAATCTAGCTCCAAACAAGAAACTCTGATCATTGCTTTTTCGAAAATGACCATGCGTAATGGCACCTCGGCGAAAGTCAACCAACTCAAATCCGGTGTTTTTTAATATCTCTTCCCATGCCTGAATCGTTTTACAGGACACATGACCATATACGTCTATTTCTTTACCCTCACAGGTGAACTTGCGAGGTGTTTCTCTAAGTTGTTCAACCTGCTTCAGCATTTTCTTCCGTCTTTTAGACGACCAAAAGCTCCGCTGAAAAACATTTGGCTCATTGGGAGTTGTTAAAATCAGATAGCCACCGGGTGCAATAAATTCATGAATTTTGGACAGGAATTTTTCTGGCTCTGGAATATGCTCAATAACCTCAGAGCAGTATAAAAAATCAGCCTGTCCGTAATGGGATGGGAATTTGAGTTCAGCAAAGTCCATCCAAGAAAAGCTAATATTATCTGACTCTGAACAGTTCTCTAGATGAAATCTTCTTCTTAGATTACACAGCTCTAAATGCTTGGGCGCACCTTCGAATCCAACATATTTAAAGCTATCTTTTTTCTGCTCTAGGATGCTCCTGATTGCAAATATTTCGACACCATGACCACAGCCAAGCTCGACAAAGAGCTTCTGTGATTCCCTGTCTTTTGGCGAGAACAAATCGATATTATCTCTAACAAGTTCAACAACCTTGTTTGTTTTTCGATGCCAAAAATAAAGTACTGACGGAGATTTATTCTGCAGATCATCCTCTACTCCGAAAGAAAATTCTCTTTTCCAGTAGGAATATTCTTCCTTAAGGTCTAATTGCACTATTTCTTTAGACATTTAATTTCCTTGCTCCGACTCCTGTGTTTATGAGTTCAAAGACTGTAGCAATGCATCAACAGACTGTTGACAACTGTAGGATTTCAATAATCTGTTGTACGAAATATGATGGAGATCTTACATTGTATGGTCAAAAAAGTTATATGAAAGATATAAAAAAACTGTATTACGATTGTCCTGCTCAACGATCTTTGAGGGGCTTGCATTTCTGCATACTCTACAAAGGCTGGTCGGCCGTAGACCGAGCCTCAACTGCCGCAAACCTAAAATATCAGCTGCCAGAGCTGACGCTAGCCTACATACTTCAAACATGAATACCATACTATAAAGTACCAAGAAAGTCGTACAGCCTAGAGAAGCTCAGTTGAAGAGCTCACAGGGTTCAAATTCCCAAGCCTTCTGTTCGACAGCAAGCCGATGTTCTTCGTTTCGAGCCACAGAACCCTTTACCATATCGATAGATTTGAACTTCACCTCAAATACCTCCATGACTACGACTCCCTTAAGCTGGCCGGAACTGGAAGCACTAGCGGCGGCTCCCATCGATACAACCCACGGCCCCACTAACGCCCAAGCCAGCCTCCGTCTCTTTGGTCACGCTGAATCTGAGATTCAAGTCACGCTATACCGAGACAACCATGCCTGGTGCCCGTACTGCCAAAAGGTGTGGCTGTGGCTAGAGGAAAAAGAGATTCCCTATCGGATCGAGAAGGTGACGATGTTTTGCTATGGGGAGAAGGAACGCTGGTTTAAACGCATTGTGCCGTCAGGAATGCTGCCCGCCGTGGAGCTGAACGGTCGACTAATTACTGAAAGTGATGATATTCTCATTGCTCTAGAGCAGGTCTTTGGGCCTCTGAGCCGCAGCCTCAAAGATCGGAAAGTTATTCCCTTACGGCAGCTAGAGCGGCTTCTGTTTAGGGCTTGGTGTTCATGGCTGTGTTACCCCACCCGATCAGCGCGAGAAGAGCAGCGCAATCGAGAACAGTTTGTCGGGGTAGTCGCGAAGGTGGAGAAGGCGCTGGCAGCAACGCCGGGTCCATACTTCTTAGAGGAATTTGGAGCCGCCGACGTGATTTTTACGCCCTACGTCGAACGGATGAATGCCAGTCTGTACTATTACAAAGGCTATTCCTTGCGCGAAGAAAACCCTGGTTTCTCGGACTGGTTTGATGCAATGGAAAGCCGCCCCACCTATCGTGGAACACAGAGTGATTTTCACACCCATGTCCATGATTTACCGCCCCAAATGGGTGGGTGCTACGAGAATGGCGAACCTCAAGCACAGCTCAATCAAACACGCGTTGATCACGGGCCGTGGGCCGAATTGCCAGACGCTACCTATCCAGAGCCTGAGACGTCTCAAACCGAAGCACTCCATCGTGTTGCGAAGCACCGCGACAATATTATCCAGATCAATCCGGCCCAGAATGAGCTGTTTGATGAAGCGCTGCGCTGCGCATTGACGTATATGGTGACTGATGAACGGTGTACACCTCCGGCGAAAACGGATATGGGGCTGCGATATTTGCGCGATCGCATCAGCGTCCCCAGAGATATGTCGATCTACGCCGCCAAACGCCTGCGGAAAGCCCTAGAGGAAACCGCAGCTTTAGTGGGAGATCATCAGGGCCCACCCATTCCCGTTAGGCATCGACGAGACCAAGACCCGGCCAACTTTGCAAAGCCTTAGCTGCGCTGCATTGTTTGCCGACTGTAGTAAAACCAGAACACCAGCAGCGGGGTTGCTAAACAAGCCAAGATAAACAGCGTCACAACCCCAGACAGACCTGCAGGCCCATGAGCGAGACGGACAAAATCGTGATCTAAGACGCCGCCTTTACCTTGTATATAAATCTGCCGTATCTCTGGGTCAAACAACAGGTTATGGGCAAACTTTAGATCGTAGAGAAAGATGTAGGAGGCCAACATTCCATAAACAGGTCGCTCTGCCGCCATCCGACAGGCGGCACCGCTGAGGGCGCGATAGAGGAATAGCCCCGCGAACCCCAGTTCAAAGCCGTGGCCCATGCTCACCATCAAAGTTTCCTGGAGGCCAGTGAACGCAAACAGGGTGTACACAACACCAATGCTCAGCAGAATTTGCGAGAGACGGACTTCGGAACGAAAGCGGTACAGTCCATATCCCCAGGCTGAATACAGCAAAAACAGGATAGGGGTAAAGCGCTCATTGGCCTGCAGCGTAATACCGCCCCCATGCACAAAATCAAAGCTGGGGATAGCTGGATAGCCAAACAGCCACGAGATCGCAGCATGCCCAAACTCATGCACCAAAGTCACCAGTGGACTGAGGATAAAGGTGAGTTGCGGCGAAGCCAGAATAATCAGCGCGAGTACAAAGCCGATCGCTAGAGTACGTCCCGCTTCAGCATCCAGCAGAGGCGGATCCGGCCGTCGAGGGCGTCTTGAGGGTGGGATGCGACGAGGTGACATATCCTTAGACTGCCCGACTTTTAAGGCTCCCTATACACAGTCCCTATACATAGAGTTAGCGGCTAGAAGGTCTGGGTTAAGGATTAGTAGCGAGAGGCAGAGTTTGCCGATCAACCCAATAGAGATCCCATGCCCGATTGAGCATGACTGTCTTCATTGCAGCGAGTGCATCAGCCGTGGCTTCCGACCAATGCATCCCTTTATTTTTCTGGCGTTTAGCGACAATCAGATCACAGGCTT from the Acaryochloris thomasi RCC1774 genome contains:
- a CDS encoding ROK family protein, with amino-acid sequence MVDIPQVLGIDVGGTAIKLGRFSAEGDCLQSFSVETPQPATPEAVVPAIVAAIKEVDRDRVAIATGMGTPGPANAAGRVARIAFNLPGWVEVPIADQIEALDGRPVTIANDANCAGLGEAWLGAGSDYQDFILLTLGTGVGGAIIQNGDLFLGRGGAAGELGVVTLNPDGPPCNSGNQGSLEQYVSATAIRRRTGMEPHELAKRAREGEGDAISFWHQYGRDLGAGLTSLIYVLTPEAIVIGGGVSASADLFLPTTEREIERRVQPASREGLVLKKAELGNRAGMVGAARLAWQRLGGQRLGDSIS
- a CDS encoding class I SAM-dependent methyltransferase; this translates as MSKEIVQLDLKEEYSYWKREFSFGVEDDLQNKSPSVLYFWHRKTNKVVELVRDNIDLFSPKDRESQKLFVELGCGHGVEIFAIRSILEQKKDSFKYVGFEGAPKHLELCNLRRRFHLENCSESDNISFSWMDFAELKFPSHYGQADFLYCSEVIEHIPEPEKFLSKIHEFIAPGGYLILTTPNEPNVFQRSFWSSKRRKKMLKQVEQLRETPRKFTCEGKEIDVYGHVSCKTIQAWEEILKNTGFELVDFRRGAITHGHFRKSNDQSFLFGARLLVEAAFDLLPNKMSRPLSGQLIGLYRKR
- a CDS encoding CTP synthase, encoding MTKFVFVTGGVVSSIGKGIVASSLGRLLKSRNYSVSILKLDPYINVDPGTMSPFQHGEVFVTDDGAETDLDLGHYERFTDTPMSRLNSVTTGSIYQSVLNKERRGDYNGGTVQVIPHITNEIKERILRVAQQTTPDVLIIEIGGTVGDIESLPFLEAIRQFRKDVGRQNLLYTHVTLLPWIPSAGEMKTKPTQHSVKELRSIGIQPDILVCRCDRPLTVGIKEKLSEFCDVPVEAVITAPDASSIYAVPLVLENEGLAGQVLNLLNMEQREPDLTEWQSLVNRLENPTRSIEVAIVGKYVRLNDAYLSVVESLGHAAVAMGIEVNVRWVNSEAVEAEGAERHLDGVAGIVVPGGFGNRGVDGKIAAINYARERQIPFLGLCLGMQCSVIEWARNIAHLDKANSAEFDQETIHPVINLLPEQQDVVDLGGTMRLGLCPCRLQPESLAARLYGQETVVYERHRHRYEFNNAYRGLFLESGYLISGTSPDGRLVEMIEFPAHPFFIATQFHPEFHSRPNGPHPLFRGFVEAAQNLNGSAYAVSEPLTSEPLPSEAGGSHHPSPVS
- a CDS encoding NAD(P)H-binding protein encodes the protein MVKAFVAGAAGNTGRRIVAQLVERGVDVRALVRDRNQAQEILPPEAELVIGDVLNTQSLLDAIGDSTVLLSATGAAPSFNPLGPYSVDYVGTKNLVNVAKEKQLEQFVMVSSLCTSKLLHPLNLFFLILVWKKQAEAYLQSSGLKYTIVRPGGLKNEDNNDRIVMSGADTLFEGSLPRTKVAQVCVEALSDPEAANKIVEIVAQPDAPEQSFHELFASVA
- a CDS encoding glutathione S-transferase family protein, giving the protein MTTTPLSWPELEALAAAPIDTTHGPTNAQASLRLFGHAESEIQVTLYRDNHAWCPYCQKVWLWLEEKEIPYRIEKVTMFCYGEKERWFKRIVPSGMLPAVELNGRLITESDDILIALEQVFGPLSRSLKDRKVIPLRQLERLLFRAWCSWLCYPTRSAREEQRNREQFVGVVAKVEKALAATPGPYFLEEFGAADVIFTPYVERMNASLYYYKGYSLREENPGFSDWFDAMESRPTYRGTQSDFHTHVHDLPPQMGGCYENGEPQAQLNQTRVDHGPWAELPDATYPEPETSQTEALHRVAKHRDNIIQINPAQNELFDEALRCALTYMVTDERCTPPAKTDMGLRYLRDRISVPRDMSIYAAKRLRKALEETAALVGDHQGPPIPVRHRRDQDPANFAKP
- a CDS encoding M61 family metallopeptidase: MTEAVRIPNIASSAVKPSIHYQVEMPNPASHLFDVMLTIQNQNSAILDLKLPVWTPGSYLVREYAKHLQTFRAEDDQGQALSWRKVSKNHWQIESGDVTQLKVCYQVFAHELTVRTNHLDASHGFFNPGAVLMYIPGFEEAETTLAVTPPAGWTVTTALPPVEGKPNTFVADTFDTLVDSPVEIGAHSLYDFDVLGKPHQWVIWGKGNFDIDRIIVDTQKIVEVEAKIFGGLPYDRYFFLLHLSAGGYGGLEHKFCTTLLFPRFNFRTTENYNKFMCLVAHEFFHLWNVKRIRPKALETFDYDQENYTDCLWFCEGVTSFYDLAIPMRAGIYDAQNYLKLISDSITRLQAIPGRRVQSLSESSFDTWIKLYRPDANSKNAQVSYYLKGELVSLLLDLLIRRESGNMRSQDQVMQQMWQQFGQSETGYTHAQLKSVVESVAGIDLTDFWEKYIEGTVELPYDEFLNPFGLGVKVETAEDAPPYLGIELKSETGTAMVKTVFCDSPAHDAGIAPDDQILAIDGFRVRANQLNDRLLNYQPNEQIQVTVFHDEELRTYSVTLTESRPTAYKIQPLDNLTQAQQDLGERWLGVNPKLLGS